Genomic segment of Candidatus Saccharimonadales bacterium:
CAGTCGACGGCCGAAAGTTTGATCTTGAACGTCTGGAAGAGATTTCGACTAAAGAGGGAATACACCTCTTAATGAACGAGAGCACCAACTGTGAGTGGATGGGAACGGCTGTTCACGGCGAGCATGATATCGGCGATAGTATCGGTGACATCATGCAAAAGCACTCCAGTAGTCGTATCATTGTGTCAACGTTCTCCAGCCAGCTGCACCGGATGCAGGTCCTCATGGAACAGGCTCATAAAAACGGTCGCAAGGTCGCCTTTGCGGGTTACAGTATGATCCAAAATGTTGAAGTGGCCCTGCGTAGCAACACCATAAAAGTTCCTAAAGACGTCGTCATGAGGATGGAGGATATCGTCAGACTGCCAGATGGTAAGGTGACTATCATCTGTACTGGTTCTCAGGGTGAGCTCAATGCCGTTCTTAACCGAATGGCATCTGGTGCCCACAAATACATTAAGACGAAACCGTCAGATATTATCGTCTTCAGCTCCAACCCAATCCCCGGCAACGAGGTCAACGTTGTGCGGACTGTCGATGGGCTGATGCGCGAAGGTGCAGATGTCATCCAGAATATGATCCGCAATCTCGACGGCTGTGGTCCACTTCATATCTCCGGACATGCATACTACGACGATCACGTCGTTCTTATTAAGGCTCTCAAGCCCCATTTCTATATGCCGATTCACGGTGAGTTTCACATGCTGGTTCACAACGCCGAGCTGGCCGAGAAAGAGGCTGGTATCCCACATGACAACATCTTTGTCTGTGATGCAGGCGACGTCATTGAGTTGTCCTCAAAGACCGCAGCCAAAACTGGGCGTGTGCCAGTCGGTGGCATCATGTTTGATGACTCTGGAGAAGAGATATCGGAGGTCGTTCTTAAAGATCGTTTACACATGAGCACTGAAGGTATGTTCGTAGTTGTCCTGACAGTCAGCAAACAAACAGGCCGTCTCCTAACAAGCCCTGACATCATCAGCCGCGGCTTTATCTACTTGCGTGACAATGAAGAGCTGATGAACCAGATTCGCCAGTATCTGAAACAGAAGGCGGCGCGCAGTTTCGCCAACCGTAAAGTTGACCTGGATGATATCAAGCGCGAGATAAAGGATGATGTCACCCATATCCTCTACGACCAGACTCGTCGCACACCAATCGTCATCCCAGTTATCAACGAGATCAGCCGTCAGCAGCCAGCACAGCAAAACCAGCAGCCTCAGCAACAAGCTATGCGGACACAGGCAGGCAGGCCACTACAGCAGCCACCGGTTCATAGGCCCATATCCTACTAGAGCCAGCTCAAACGGCAGCTAGACAAGCTGCCGATGTTGAGTATCATACGAGTGGAATGTCTGCATCCAAGAGATCACCACATCAGTTCAAGAACGTGTTAGTGTTCTGCAATCCCACAAGCACGAATGCTCAAAAGGTACCCAGCCTAATAGATGAACTACACAGTGTGTACCCTTCAGTTTCGTTCGATATTATTCAAACAACTGCTGGTGGTCGTGAAGCCAACAAAGATCTTCTTGCAAAGTATATAGATAAGCTTGGACCACAGTCACTGCTCTGTGTAGCTGGCGGTGACGGCACAGTCAATGTGGCCGTTGACGCGTTACTGCTTGATGAGCGGTTCAAGGGGGCAGCCCGAAAGACCCCCATTCTACCACTGTGGGGAGGCAACGCCAACGATCTTGCAATCATGCTTAACGGGCTACTTCTCCGCACAAACTTAACGCAGGTTCTTCGGGAGGCATCCATCACTCCGATCTGGCCGATCGAATGTAGTGTCAAAAATAAGAATGGAATCCTCGATCAATATATAGCCGTCTGCTATGCCAGCTTCGGCGCAAGCGCATTCACGGCTCGCTGGCTCGACGAGCGTCGCGATCTGCTGGCTAGTTCGTCTCGCTCTTCCACATTGCGTCGTCTTATCCGGGAAGTACTTGCAGTCAAAGATGCACTTATTAGTGCTCCCAGCTTTGAGATACAAGAACGACATCTCCGCCGTTCGCTGTACGAACGAACGTTTATTAATGGGCCGCGCTTTGCCAAAGTCTGGGGTGTCACCGTCAAGCTGACCGATAGACACTTTTTTATGGTTACGGTTGAGCATAAGTCACTCACAGCGCTTCTTCAACAGATACGACAGCTATTCAATCGGCACAGAGCCGATCACTTCATACGACAGCGGGCCACCTTTCGGGCTCTCGAACAGATTTGGGCGCAGTTTGACGGCGAAACGATTCGTATAGCTGCAGACGCAGAGATAGATATTACTTTCACCAAAAACCCACTCTACACAGTCAATACCAAGCTAAGTCCAAATGCTGTACAGTCCACAGATTCTGGCGGGCTGAGCATGCAGGGGACCAAGTATCTCGTAGTTAATCTGATCACAACGTTACGAATGATCTGCGGACTTGCTGCGATCGGCCTTGGCATCAGCTCCCATTGGCTGGCAGTCTTGATCGTGGCCATGATTGCATTCGCTTCTGACGCCTTTGACGGCTGGCTGGCCAGATACTGGCATGTCGCAAGCGACGCTGGTTCTTTCATGGATCCGCTAGCCGATAAGGTCGTCTGCCAGGTACTCCTCTGGCTCTTGGCGTTCCACTTTAATAGTCCTATCTTCTTTGTAGTCGCCGCCCTCCTGCTTGCTTACGACGTAATAATGACATGGGCGCGGATCCGACCTGCCCGATCACGAACCGCTATACCGGCGAGCTGGTACGCAAAGGTTAAGACTGCTACAGAAATGATTGGCCTCTTGACTCTGCTACTAGCTATCGTTACAGCCACCTCTTCGTGGTCAACGATATATCGAGATATTGGGACCTTTATCATCGTATGTTCTGTTTTCTTGGCGGCTGTCTCACTGAGGTATTACGTCGGCGCCTGGAGGGAGTAGTGGGTAAGGACGTAAATTAGTAAGGTATACTGGAGCTGCACATGAGGCGGGTAAAAGAGATTATCGCATTTCGTTTCGTCAGGTTTTTATTGGTTGCAACAATAAATGCTGCCGTTAACTTCTCAATTCTCAACTACACCTTTTATGATCTGCATGAGTCAAAGCTGCTGGCAAGCATTATGGCCACGTCGTGCGTCGTAATACTTAGTTTCGTTCTTAATCGTAACTTCGTCTTTGTCGATAAAGAACGACCAGCTAGGAAACTAGCCCTCTTTATCACTGTTACCGTCAGCGGCATCTTAGTTATTCAAAACGTTGTCTATGTGGCGGCCGTAGCATTTCTTAGTCGTCATCATGTAGGCTTAACCAATACTGCAGACTCTTTGACGGGGCTGCGTCTGAGCGCAAGTGTGCTTGAGATTAATCTCGGTGGGATTGTCGCTTCGCTCATCTCAGCTGTCTGGAACTATAACGGCTATCGCATCTACGTCTTCAATGGAGAGCGTCGCGGCAACGAGATTCTTGAGAAGACGACTTCATTGGCTATTGATTGAGTGATTGACTCGTTGCCAGTTGTCTGCGACTGACTCAAAGTCGACCACCCAGCCGTTGCGGCGGATACTCTCATAGACCAAGGTCTCATACATCTTTCCTTTACCATCAAGTGTCTCGGGATATCCTCTATCTCGTATGATAACCGAACTCCAGCTGCTTAGCGCTGTCTCAACGTGATGAGCGTACAGTGGCTGATGAGTCTGTTGGTAGAGGTTGGTTTCTAGGGTGATGTAGAGATCTCCCCAGTAGCTCCAGATAGCAGTAGTGCCGTAACTGCCGGCAAAGAATCGGACAAAGAAGTCTTCGGTGACGTGGTCGGCTGTATAGCGGATAGGCAGTGGCTCGGCAAGGTGTTTGTCGTCTATATATTTGGATATAGCAATGAGTTTGGCTCGATCAGTCTGGTTTGCAGGGTCAAGAAAACCAAGCGGCAGAGTGATTAGCCAGTCCGAGGAATAAGAGTGCTGATGGCCAGGAGTGAGGTCATCAATAAAGTGCCCCTGGCTGTTGTCCCAATAGCGATTGATGATAGTCTGACGAAGTGAAGCGAGGCCAGCTGGTGTGGCATGGTAGAAACCGAGGTTAGTGCCAAGTTGTTCGGTCTTCCAAAGAATGACGTTATCGTAAAAACTGCTCTCCCGGAACGCGGCATCCCGGGCTCCTGAGAGGTGAATGTTACTCCTGACGAGGCCTGTCTGCGGGTTGCGGACAGTCAACAGATAGTTTTGGAGGGAGGCCTCGATGCCAGAGCCGTACTGGTGTTGGAGTTGAAAAGCGACTTGCCGTGTTGCGGGGATGCTTTCCAGTTTGGTTAGCAGGGCGAAGATACTGAACATACTGTCTGAGGGGTAGTTCCAGAAGTTGAAGGCCAAAGCTCGTCGGGGAGTGATCGGCAGTAGAGTGGTGACGGGATGATGTAGCTGTTGCATTGAGCTAAGAGCGTAAGCCAGCGACTGAACGGCGATTCGCTCTCGATTGTGCAAGTCGGTCGTATTGATAGCTGTCTGTGGGTCGAGCAGGTCCTGGTAGAAGATACTCATATTACGGATATAGAGGCCACCAAACTGGTCCCCGGATATAATGTAGGGTTTGTTTGGGTTGAAACGAAGCTTGTAAATGTTATCCACGATTGACTGCTCGCTTCCTGCCGGCATCTTGGGGCTTGAGAGGCGATCCCATACGACTGTGACGGCCTGTTCGTAGTAACCAACGGCGCTAGCTAGCCAACCGCTGTAAAAGTGGGGAGTATAACGAGTCGTAAGGACCACCTTGCCGTTCGAGAAGTGGGTTGTGAAAGGAGCCTGGACAAACGTATCGCTGCTGTATGGATTGGCCGAGATGCAGTAGATGGCGGATGAGACTATGAGAATCAGAACTGTCGCAATGGCCCAGAGCCACTTCTTGCGAAACCAGGGCTTGACTCGTGAGCCGATACGCCGTAGCTTCTCGGCAATTGTATTAACTTTCAGGGGCATAATCACCTCAAAGCATAGCACTTCACTCGCCATGGCTAAAGGGCGGGGACTACTACTTGACTTTATATAATGCTTGTGTTTTAATTATGTTCGATAACGTTGCTATATTACTCTCAAGTGAGATAATAATAAGAGTCATGGCAAAAAAGAAAAAGCGAATATCCAAAGCAGCCAAGAAGAAGCAGATGGCCGAAAGAAGTCTACCTGAGGGGTTCTGGCCACAAGTCTGGGCGGTCTGTATTGCCGTTGTAGCGATACTGTTGGTTCTGGCCCTCTTCGGGATTGGTGGACCGCTACCACATGTCATTCTTAAGGCTAGCAAGTGGGCGGTCGGTTTTGTAACTTATCTTCTCCCAATCATTCTCCTCTACTTTGTGGTCGAGACATTTAGGGCCGAAAATAACAGACTACCGCTAGCAATGAAGTTAGCAGCGTTTGTCTTCGCCGCCGCTATTGCTGGTGCTGGTGGGCTGCTTAGCTCTACACAATCTCTTAGCCTCGCCGAAAACGGCCAGAATGGAGGAGTTGTTGGTTTTGGTATCGACCACTTTATGCTGATGTTTCTCGACACCACCGCCAGCCTGATTGTCCTAGTCGTCCTTGCCCTCGTGGCCGGCCTATATGTTGTCCAGCTTCACCCGAAGCATATCGTTCAAGTCATCGCCAAGCTGTTCTCCCGTGAAGGAGCTGGTGAAGATAACAAGGCCGTCGCAGAGAAGATCGGTACCTTTAAGATCGACGACAGTTCGATCGGCGAGAAAGGCTTCAAACTCAATGAGGGCGTACCGGCTGAGATCAGCTCTGGTAAAGGTCGTCTTAGTAGTTTTCGCAATAGCATTGATCCGAACCAAGCCGATGAGCAGTCGGCACTTACGACCTCCTCAGACCCTGAGTGGGTGACCCCAAGTCTCGATCTACTGGAAAAGAAGCAACAGCCTGCAGATGCCGGTGATGTTAAGGGCAATGCGCAGGTAATAAAGGACACGCTTGCTGAGTTCAGTATTGATGTGGAGATGGAGGGTGCCAACATTGGGCCCAAAGTCACCCAGTATACACTTAAGCCACCGGCAGGCGTCAAACTGACGCGCATCACTGCCCTGGAGACAAACCTAGCCCTAAATCTAGCTGCCCAAGCCATCCGTATTGAGGCTCCGATTCCGGGTCAACGGGCAGTTGGTATAGAAGTGCCAAACCGACGTGCAGCCGACGTTCGGCTTCACGGCATTTTAGAAAGTAAGAACTGGCAGAGTTTGAACTCACCACTGAGCTTTGCGGTTGGGCGGGATATTGCCGGTACTGCAGTCGTCAGTGAACTTGATAAGATGCCTCATCTCATGATCGCCGGTCAGACCGGGTCTGGTAAGTCAGTCATGATTAACACGCTTCTAATGAGTTTGCTGTACCACAACACGCCGGCTGACATGAAGCTCATCTTGGTTGACCCGAAGCAGGTCGAACTAACTCCCTACAATGACATTCCATATCTACTGACACCTGTTATCACTGCCCCCGAGAAGTGTATTAGCGCGCTCAAATGGGCGGTGAATGAAATGGATCGACGCTACAACTTATTGGCTGAGTCTGGTCAGCGCAATATTGATGGCTATAACAGGCTAGATAACAGAGAAGAAGGCAAGATGCCATACATCATCATTGTCATTGACGAGTTGGCAGACCTTATGATGTTGGCTGCCCGGGATGTTGAAGCCCTGATCGTCCGCTTAGCCCAGAAGGCACGAGCTGTCGGTATCCACCTCGTTCTCGCCACTCAGCGTCCTAGTGTCGATGTCATCACGGGCCTTATCAAGGCTAATATCCCGGCTAGGATTGCTTTCACCGTTGCCAGCCAAGTTGACTCACGTACTATCCTTGATCAAGCCGGCGCGGAAAAACTGCTTGGTGAAGGGGATATGTTGATGCTGACTCCTCAAATGAACAAGCCAAAGCGTATTCAGGGAGCCTACATCACTGAAGGTGAAGTCATGAAAGTAACCGATTATCTTCGCAAACAGCGAGCACCAGAATACGATCCGGAGATCATTGCCCAGCAAGTTCAGCTTAGCGGTAAAGGTGGGATTGTCATGGACATGGGTGGTGCCGATGACGATATGTATAAAGATGCAGTCCACGTTGTCACTGAGAGTGGCAAGGCTAGCGCCAGCCTCTTACAAAGACGGCTTCGCGTTGGGTACGCCCGAGCTGCGCGGCTGATTGAGATGATGGAGGAGCAAGGGATCGTCGGTCCAGCCGATGGGGCTCGGCCTCGTGACGTTCTAATTGGCAGTGCGGACGAAGTCTTTGGTGGCGAAGAGTAGCTAAGGTTAGGCAACCGTGACATGAAATATATTTATGTCAATGCACGTGCTTGACGTATACGCTTTTTGTACGGTAGAATAACAGAGGTAAATATTAACTCGACTTAGTGTGTCGACTAAGTAACTACCAAACTGGTAGTTTCCATGGGAGTAAAACGTGAAAGAGTACGAACTAACCGTTCTTCTACATCCAGATCTTGAGATCGATCTCGAGAAACCACTGGGTAAAATCAAGAAACTTATTAAAGATAGTGGCGGCACTATCTCGAAAGAGGACAACTGGGGCAAGCGCCGGCTGGCATACTCGATTAAGAAAGAGAGCTTTGCTGTCTACGTCTATTTTGAACTTCAACTGCCACCTGAGGGTGTGAAGAAGGTCAATGATACCCTTAATATCACCGACGAAGTGCTGCGCTTCTTGCTCGTTAAGGCCGATCTAAAAGCTCGCTTGGCAGCGGAAGAGCGTGAGAAGGAAGAGGCAGCAGCAGAAAAAGAGGCTAGCAGTAGCAGTAAAGAAGAGGAGGGCGAAAAAGATGTCTAAGAGTATCAATCAGGTAATTCTAATGGGGAACCTGACCCGTGATCCAGAACTACGGACCACCCCAAGCGGGCAGAGTGTCTGCAGCTTCTCACTTGCTGTCAATCGTAGCTGGCAGGGTGCCGATGGTACTCAGCAGGATGCTGTAGATTTCTTTGACGTAACGGCCTGGGGCAAGTTGGGAGAACTGGTCGACCAGTATCTTCGTAAGGGCCGTAAGTGTCTCGTTATGGGCCGACTGAGCCAGCGAAGCTGGGAGCAGGATGGCCAGAAGCGAAACAAGGTTGAGGTAGTCGCTAATGACGTAACCTTCCTTGACGGTGGCGGAGGGCGAGACAATACTTCGAGTGATGATACTCCAGCACCGAGTGGCAAGAGCTCTCCAAAGAAAGATGATTCCTCCGATGATGACGTCTCGATCGAAGACGTTGACGAAAAAATTGATTTAAGCGAAATCCCGTTCTAATCTCTTAAGGAGTACAAGATATGCATCGAAGATACAAGATGGACAAAGACCTCTTCTTTGATTACAAGGATGCCAAGAGCCTACAGCGTTTCATGAACGCCTACGGGCAGATCGAGCCAAGCTCAAAGACAGGTCTAAGCGCTAAGCAACAACGGCGCCTGGCCGTAGCCATTAAGCGAGCACGTCACCTGGCTTTGCTGCCGTTTGTCGTCTAAGTAGGCCCTCGTCTCATGTTTGGTGTAACCGATCTCAAAAAAGGTACTCTCGTTGAACTTGAGGGAACCCCATATAAAATAGTTGACTACGCTCAGAAGCAGCTCGGTAGGGGCGGGTCTATCGTTAATGTGAAGCTCAAGAGTCTGACTGACGGTCGGGTACTGGACCGTACTTTTAAGGGTGCTGAAAAGATCCAGCCGGCACACGTTGAAAACCGAACTGCTCAGTATCTCTACAACGACGGCACGACGTTCTTCTTCATGGATCCGTCGACATTCGAGCAGCATGAGATTAATAAAGAGATTGTGGGCGACGGGAAGTCGTACCTTGTTGAAGGAAGCGATGTCGCGCTGCAGTTATTCAATGGCCAAGTTATAAACGTCGAGCTTCCAAAGAATGTTAATCTCAAAGTAACCTATGCCGAACACGCTGTTAAGGGTGATACCAGTAGTAGTGTTCAGAAGAATGCCACAGTTGAAACCGGCCTGACGATAAAAGTTCCAATCTTTGTGAATGTTGGTGATCTGATCAGCGTTGATACCGCAAGTGGCGCGTACCGCGAGCGGGTTAAGAATTAGACATTAAATCTAAACTCAACAATATCATCGGGCTGCATGACGTAATCCCTGCCTTCGGTACGCATCTTGCCGGCCGCCTTTACGGCCGGTTCTGAACCAAGTGAGATAAGGTCATGGTAGTTCATAACTTGAGCTGCGATAAAACCTCGCTCGAAGTCAGTGTGTATGACACCAGCGGCTTGAGGAGCAGTAGCGCCTTTCTTTATGGTCCATGCTCGAGTCTCGTCAGGCCCGGAGGTCAGGTAGCTCTGTAGGCCGAGCTCGTCGTAGGCCGCACGGACCAGCTGCGAAAGGCCCGACTCATGTTGGCCGTAGGTTTCTAAAAGCTCCTTGGCCTCTGATTGATCAAGTGAACGGACCTCATCCTCCAGTTTGGCGGATATGAAAACGGCCTTGTTGGGCGCGACAAGCTGGCTGAGCTGCTGTTTCTTTGGCTCATTCGTTAGCCCATCTTCGCTGATATTGAATACATATATAAACGGTTTATTGGTGAGGAGATGTGCGTCAGCGAGTTGACCGAAGATCTCGGTTGTACTGAGTAGCTTGCCTTCTTCAAGGTAGGCCTTGGCTTGCTCGGTCATCTTTAAGACCGGCATTAGCTTTGGATCAAGACGGGCCTGCTTGGAAAGCGAGCTGTGCAGTCTGTTTTCGGTTGTCTGTAGGTCAGCCAGTATCAGCTCAGTATTAATGAGTTCGATATCAGCTTTGGGGTCGATCTTGTTATCGACGTGGGTAACGTTACCATCCTCAAACGCCCGCACTACTTGGCAGATAACCTGGCACTCGCGTATATGCGACAGAAACTGGTTGCCGAGTCCTTCACCTTTGCTCGCACCCCTTACGAGGCCGGCGATGTCGACGAAGGTGACTGTTGCAGGGATCACTTTCTTGCTGGAGTAGAGAGTGGCCAATTTTTCTAAGCGCTCATCAGGAACTGGAACGATACCAGTGTTTGGCTCTATGGTCGCAAAAGGGTAGTTGGCGGCCAGGATATTATTATTGGTCAGCGCGTTAAAAAGCGTCGATTTGCCGACGTTTGGGAGTCCGACGATTCCAACGGAGATACTCATATTCAGCTCTGCTCTGTAGCCTGCGTGAGTGCTGGCTTAACGAATTGATTATAACAGAGAAGATCGTCGTATTCGTAGTTGTAATATTCAGCTAAAAATGTTATAATATAGCAACTATGAACGATGCCGAGTTCGCACAAAAAGTACCAGAAGCGATGGCAAACATACATTCACGGGGTGAACATGGGACTCCGGGTATGACTGCGCTGGAGATCTCGAATGAGGTACACGGAAAGGAACGAGGTCGTGTCATACGACCACCCCAGCTCCAGTTGGTACTTGGTGTTCTTGCCTCGACTGGTCAGCTCCAGGCAATTGATCGAAGTGGCAGGCGCCGTCCTGTAGATGTCAGTACGCCAGGGAATCGCGGTACGCTTTACCAGCTTACTGCCGATCCGCGTAGGGTAAGGATACCCATCAGATAATCGGTCACCTATAATCATCTATATGGTGAGGTCTACTAATAACCGACACTCTTGGTCACTTCTAAGTGGCTCTGCACATGAGGTAGCACCAAGACTTCTCGGCTCTATTTTGGAGAGAACCGTCGACGGTAAGATAGTCCAAGTCCGCATCGTTGAGACTGAGGCATATGATCAGTCTGACGCAGCCAGCCATAGCTATAAAGGCCGTACTGCTCGAACGGAGATCATGTTTGGTGAGCCAGGTTATCTATATGTCTATTTTACCTATGGTATGCATTACTGCTGCAACATCGTTGTCAGCAAGCCAGGTTATGGCGCGGCGGTGTTGTTAAGGGCTGCCGAGCCAATCGAAGGAACAGACACGATAAGTGGCTTCAGGGTGGGAAAGAGCGGAGTGGAGTTAACTAACGGCCCGGCCAAACTTTGCCAAGCGCTGGCTATCGACAAGAGCCTAAATGGCCATGACCTTCGCCGAGGACCACTAAAGCTTATTCTTCAACCTCCGCTTCGCCACAACCAAATTACCCAAACTACGCGAGTTGGTATCAGTCACGCCAAAGACGTTCCGTGGCGATTCTATATTAATGGCAACCCGTATGTCTCTAAACCTTAAATCAGACTTGGATTCGCCGGAAACAGAGTGTCCCGAAACTGACCAAGATAACGACGGTCAAACCAAGCACTAGGAAGTCTTTCTCTATCCCGAAGTGGGACTGATGAATAAGCACATCCCGCATTGCATCGACGGCATAGGAAAGGGGATTAAATTCAGCGATGATACGAAGAACTCGCGGTGCCCCAGCAAGGGGGAAGAAGGCGCCCGATAGAAAGTAGAGCGGGAGAATGATGAAGTTGTTTATTGATTGAAAGGCAGGGAAGTTGTCGATGATAGAACCGAGGCCGGCGCCAAGAGCCGTAATCGCGATAGCCATGGTGGCCATAATAAGAAAAGCGACCGGGACCAGCGCCCAGTTATAAGGTCGGAAGCCGATGAAAAGAGCAATCACGAGAACTAGGGTGCCTTGGAGCATCGAGATGGTTGCGCCACCGAGGACGCTACCAAGTAGGACATGAAGACGACCAACGGGAGCAACCAAGGCTTCCTTAAGGAAGCCAAAGAGTCGGTCAAAAACAACATTGATACCCCAGAAGATGGATGAAAAAAGGATTGTCTGAATAACGACACCTGGCACCAGAAAATCGATATAGTTACCTTCGCCGGCCCGCTTGTAGATCGCGCCAATACCATAGCCGAGAGCGAGCAGGAAGAGAAGAGGTTGACCGATGGCGCCGATAATTCTTGAATGTGAGCTCCGGTACTTTTTGATCTGCCGTAACCAGAGTATAAATATGACTCTCACTGCCGCCTCCTTGCCCCCACACGTGCTCGGAAACTATCACTGGCACTCACTGTCTCGTCGCGAATAGCAGTACCGGTCAGTTTGAGGTAGGCGTTCTCGAGTGAAGTAGTGTGAGTCTGTTTACAAAGTTCCTTGGTCGAACCAAGAGCAACGATCTTGCCGTGATCGATAATGGCGATTCTCTCGGCCACCACCTCAGCCTCCTCGAGATAATGTGTTGTGAAGAAGATGGTCATGCCAGTCTCTTTGTTGAGTTTTTCAACATAACTCCAAAGTAGCCGTCGGGTTTGAGTATCGAGCCCGAGCGTTGGTTCGTCAAGGAAGAGGATCTTAGGCTGATGAAGGAGCCCACGAGCTATTTCGAGGCGTCGCTTCATGCCACCTGAAAAAGTCTTAACTTGACTTGCCTGCCTCTCCTTTAAGTCCACGAGCTCAAGCAGCTCCTCGATTCGTGGCCGAATTTTACGGCGTGACATCCCATAGAGGACTGCATGAAACTCCATGTTCTCATAGGCGGTTAGATCATCATCAAGGCTTGGGTCTTGGAAGACAACACCGAAAGATCGCCTCGCACCTATTTGGTCGCTAATCACGTTATGACCAGCCAGCTCGAGTTCCCCAGAAGTTGGCCGGAGAAGGGTAGTTAACATCTTGATTGTCGTACTCTTGCCGGCGCCGTTAGGGCCGAGGAAGGCAAAGATCTGACCCGTTGGGATGGTTAAGTTAATATGATCAACGGCGATGACTTCGTCGAAGTTTTTAACGA
This window contains:
- a CDS encoding ABC transporter permease, yielding MRVIFILWLRQIKKYRSSHSRIIGAIGQPLLFLLALGYGIGAIYKRAGEGNYIDFLVPGVVIQTILFSSIFWGINVVFDRLFGFLKEALVAPVGRLHVLLGSVLGGATISMLQGTLVLVIALFIGFRPYNWALVPVAFLIMATMAIAITALGAGLGSIIDNFPAFQSINNFIILPLYFLSGAFFPLAGAPRVLRIIAEFNPLSYAVDAMRDVLIHQSHFGIEKDFLVLGLTVVILVSFGTLCFRRIQV
- a CDS encoding ATP-binding cassette domain-containing protein — protein: MSSERQPAIILKDVVKNFDEVIAVDHINLTIPTGQIFAFLGPNGAGKSTTIKMLTTLLRPTSGELELAGHNVISDQIGARRSFGVVFQDPSLDDDLTAYENMEFHAVLYGMSRRKIRPRIEELLELVDLKERQASQVKTFSGGMKRRLEIARGLLHQPKILFLDEPTLGLDTQTRRLLWSYVEKLNKETGMTIFFTTHYLEEAEVVAERIAIIDHGKIVALGSTKELCKQTHTTSLENAYLKLTGTAIRDETVSASDSFRARVGARRRQ
- a CDS encoding DNA-3-methyladenine glycosylase, with protein sequence MVRSTNNRHSWSLLSGSAHEVAPRLLGSILERTVDGKIVQVRIVETEAYDQSDAASHSYKGRTARTEIMFGEPGYLYVYFTYGMHYCCNIVVSKPGYGAAVLLRAAEPIEGTDTISGFRVGKSGVELTNGPAKLCQALAIDKSLNGHDLRRGPLKLILQPPLRHNQITQTTRVGISHAKDVPWRFYINGNPYVSKP